In Helianthus annuus cultivar XRQ/B chromosome 3, HanXRQr2.0-SUNRISE, whole genome shotgun sequence, a single window of DNA contains:
- the LOC110931665 gene encoding uncharacterized protein LOC110931665 — protein MEVLMERARAFARGKNACNPAPELDHKMSSWKKNGGSVFDKAPSSNRGRSHPYSRNDKSQRGRSSGSRFYNLSDLSKTPSEILSAEGASFPAPPKLRNPGDKNSKKYCDYHHSRGHNTDDCWSLKQEIEKAVRSGKLSHLVKEVKEGKSIGNTADNPNNQPAICMIRKMNNQGIKRTNQHMAAWMQQPIAFPPIISEEIKDGPIIVSAVIAGHKVRRVYVDSGSATEIMYQQCFQQLAPQTKAKLIRVSMPLVSFSGEVVQPIGQITLPTTMGEGNMVRTVNLTYLVVDARSVHNVILGRPGMCAFGIISSTIHGSLKFPTEAGIATLHSKSTICVAEVRQSNTDVQPPNPLTEEWAIHPHFPEQKIAVGAQLPERTKKKLWKLLSNSLDVFAWQTSDMVGVPRCLAEHKLKVSHSVKPVAQRKRNMAPARNKAISEDVRKLLSAGIIREVRYQTWVSNPVMVTKKDKTWRMCVDFSDLNNACPKDCYPLPEIDLKIDSLSRFCLKCFLDAYKGYHQIQMASEDEDKTAFVTNEGLFCYTKMPFGLKNAGATYQRLMDKAFKDQIGRNLEIYVDDLVIKSQAEDNMIDDILETFTRLRSINLKLNPKKCSFGLEEGKFLGVWITRSGIQAHPDKIKAVVSMQPPKTVKEIQSLNGKLVALHRFVSKAADRSIPFMNVLKKRTEKGQIVWTPEADSAFQELKVCLGSLPTLTAPITGETVTVYLSASHFAVSAVLVVYRDQAQIPVYYVSRILKDYETSYPMIEKLALALVHASRRLRRYFQAFNIEVQTDLQIQQILRKPEVSGRLTKWAIELSAFDITYRTRGPVKGQAVADFLEEVPVRESTKEKTVLTKVWNLYTDGASSKEGSGAGLILIDPEGIEYTYALRFEFKTSNNEAEYEALLAGLQTAAKAGASSVLAHVDSLLVANQISGEYEAREENMIRYLSQVNSLISSFDSCKIVHIPRSKNKKADALSKLASVAFCHLSKEVLVETLQAPAIQQAGSVMSVSVQQRSWMTLILEYLKDGILPEEKAQARKLKVKALQYQVHNGQLYRKTFLGPLLKCLTPEEASYVIREIH, from the coding sequence ATGGAAGTATTAATGGAGCGAGCCAGAGCTTTCGCTCGGGGGAAAAATGCATGTAATCCAGCTCCGGAGTTGGATCATAAGATGTCTTCTTGGAAGAAAAATGGTGGGTCCGTATTCGACAAAGCCCCGTCCAGCAATAGAGGACGATCGCACCCTTACAGCAGAAATGATAAATCTCAGAGAGGACGAAGCTCCGGGTCAAGGTTTTACAACCTGTCGGATCTTTCCAAAACTCCGAGTGAAATCCTCAGTGCTGAAGGAGCAAGTTTTCCAGCCCCACCAAAGCTTCGAAACCCAGGTGACAAAAACTCTAAAAAGTACTGTGATTACCATCATTCGCGGGGTCACAACACGGATGACTGTTGGTCTTTAAAGCAAGAAATAGAGAAGGCAGTTCGCTCCGGTAAACTATCGCATCTGGTGAAAGAAGTTAAAGAGGGGAAGTCCATAGGAAACACGGCGGATAACCCAAATAATCAGCCAGCAATTTGCATGATTAGAAAAATGAACAATCAGGGCATTAAGCGAACCAATCAGCACATGGCTGCCTGGATGCAGCAGCCAATTGCTTTTCCTCCAATTATCTCCGAAGAGATCAAAGACGGGCCAATCATCGTATCCGCAGTGATAGCCGGTCACAAGGTCCGGAGAGTTTATGTTGATAGTGGAAGTGCTACAGAGATTATGTATCAACAGTGTTTTCAACAATTAGCTCCGCAAACCAAAGCAAAACTGATACGAGTCTCCATGCCACTGGTAAGCTTTTCCGGAGAAGTTGTACAGCCCATCGGGCAAATCACTTTGCCTACAACAATGGGGGAGGGAAACATGGTCCGAACCGTTAATTTGACATACCTAGTGGTAGATGCAAGGTCCGTTCACAACGTTATACTTGGGAGGCCGGGCATGTGCGCTTTTGGTATCATCAGCTCCACCATTCACGGTTCTCTAAAATTCCCTACCGAAGCAGGGATCGCAACATTGCACTCTAAGTCAACGATCTGCGTAGCAGAGGTACGACAAAGTAACACCGATGTGCAACCTCCGAATCCCCTTACAGAAGAATGGGCCATACATCCGCACTTCCCAGAACAAAAAATTGCAGTCGGGGCTCAACTTCCCGAACGAACCAAAAAGAAATTATGGAAGCTTTTGTCTAATTCACTTGATGTGTTTGCGTGGCAAACCTCTGACATGGTCGGAGTACCTCGGTGCTTGGCCGAGCACAAGCTGAAGGTGTCGCATTCAGTAAAACCAGTGGCTCAAAGAAAAAGAAATATGGCTCCAGCTCGTAACAAAGCTATCTCCGAGGACGTACGAAAGTTACTAAGTGCTGGAATTATCAGGGAAGTGCGGTACCAGACGTGGGTCTCCAATCCAGTAATGGTAACAAAGAAAGATAAAACCTGGAGGATGTGCGTCGACTTTTCTGATCTAAACAATGCTTGTCCGAAGGATTGCTATCCTTTGCCAGAGATCGATTTAAAGATTGATTCTCTTTCCCGTTTCTGTCTTAAATGCTTCTTGGACGCATATAAAGGTTATCACCAAATCCAGATGGCTTCAGAAGACGAAGACAAGACCGCGTTCGTAACAAACGAGGGTCTCTTCTGTTATACTAAAATGCCATTCGGATTAAAAAACGCCGGAGCAACGTACCAAAGATTGATGGACAAAGCGTTCAAAGACCAGATCGGAAGAAATCTagaaatttatgtggatgacttGGTCATAAAAAGTCAAGCCGAAGACAACATGATCGATGACATACTCGAAACCTTCACCAGGCTTCGGAGTATCAATCTCAAACTTAATCCCAAAAAGTGTTCTTTCGGTTTagaagaagggaagtttctagGGGTATGGATAACACGGTCCGGCATACAAGCACATCCTGATAAAATCAAAGCAGTAGTCTCCATGCAGCCCCCAAAGACGGTTAAAGAAATCCAATCGTTAAATGGGAAGCTGGTAGCACTCCATCGTTTTGTATCAAAAGCAGCTGACCGCTCCATCCCTTTCATGAATGTGTTAAAGAAGCGAACTGAAAAAGGTCAGATAGTGTGGACACCGGAAGCTGATTCGGCATTCCAAGAGTTGAAAGTGTGTCTCGGATCGCTACCCACCCTGACCGCCCCAATTACTGGTGAAACTGTCACGGTGTACCTCTCCGCCTCTCATTTCGCTGTAAGCGCGGTACTCGTGGTATACCGGGATCAAGCACAAATCCCAGTCTACTACGTAAGTCGTATCCTGAAAGATTATGAAACTAGTTACCCGATGATAGAGAAATTGGCACTCGCATTGGTGCATGCCTCCAGGCGCCTCCGAAGGTATTTCCAAGCTTTTAACATAGAGGTACAGACTGATCTCCAGATCCAACAAATTCTCAGAAAGCCAGAGGTTTCAGGACGCTTAACCAAATGGGCTATCGAACTCAGCGCATTCGATATCACCTACCGAACTAGGGGACCGGTGAAGGGCCAGGCTGTGGCCGATTTCCTTGAAGAGGTACCAGTCAGGGAAAGTACCAAAGAAAAGACCGTTCTGACAAAGGTATGGAACTTATATACAGACggagcctccagcaaagaagggTCAGGAGCCGGGTTGATCCTGATAGATCCAGAGGGAATAGAATACACTTACGCTCTACGTTTCGAGTTTAAGACCTCAAACaacgaagcagaatatgaggctctccTCGCAGGGCTCCAGACCGCAGCTAAAGCCGGTGCGTCTTCCGTGTTAGCACATGTTGATTCATTACTAGTTGCTAATCAGATTAGCGGAGAATACGAGGCACGAGAAGAAAACATGATCCGGTATCTAAGCCAAGTCAACAGTTTGATCTCTTCATTCGACTCTTGCAAGATCGTTCATATACCGCGAAGCAAGAATAAAAAAGCGGATGCTTTAAGTAAACTTGCTTCTGTAGCATTTTGTCACTTATCTAAAGAGGTGCTAGTTGAAACTCTGCAAGCTCCGGCCATTCAACAGGCAGGGTCTGTAATGTCCGTCTCCGTGCAACAAAGATCTTGGATGACTCTGATCTTGGAGTATTTGAAAGATGGCATACTACCGGAGGAAAAAGCTCAAGCCCGGAAGTTAAAGGTAAAGGCGCTGCAGTATCAGGTCCATAATGGACAACTTTACCGAAAGACCTTCCTGGGTCCGCTCCTGAAGTGCTTAACTCCAGAAGAAGCCAGTTATGTCATTAGGGAAATCCACTGA